The stretch of DNA CTGCCGCCGACACGCCGACGCGATGTCGGTGGGCCGACATGACACGGTCCCGGGGTCCCTGGTCCCGGGGCCTGGGTTCGCCCTTTGGTTCCTGGTCCGATGGTCCGTGCCTGCATCTCAGAGGCGCGCGGACTGGGGGGCGCGACATGAGACGCGAACCTGAGATGCAGGACCGAGACGCGTGCGAGATCCAGGAGCAGGACGACGCGCGAAGGTGCGACCGCGGGGCGCGGACCAACTGATACACTGATGAACGTCCGCTTCGAACCGCGGTCCGGACCCTGTGCAAGGTCAGCCGACGAACCGCGTCAGGGCCGGAAGGCAGCAGCGCTAAGTCGACCCTGGCTTGTGCCGCAGGCCATCCGGGCCGCGGTTGGAGACGGACTCCCGGGTGGTCTTCTCCCTCACAAGGAACGTTCGATGTCGCATGTCGCACTGGCTCGCAAGTGGCGTCCCCAGAAGTTCGAGGACGTCATCGGCCAGCGCGGGGTCGTCGAGACGCTGAAGAACGCGATCGCGACCGGGCGGCTGGCGCAGTCGTTCATCTTCGCGGGGCCGCGCGGCGTCGGGAAGACGACGACGGCGCGCATCCTCGCGCGGGCGTTGAATTGCGTGCACGGTCCGACGCCGGAGCCGTGCGGCGTCTGCGACGCCTGCGTCGAAATCGCCGAGGGGCGCGACGTGGACGTGCTCGAAATCGACGGCGCGACCTACACCGGCGTCGACGCCGTCCGCGAGGTCATCGTCGAGCCGCTGTCGATCGCGCCGATGCGCGACCGGTTCAAGATCTTCATCATCGACGAGGTGCACCGGCTGTCGAAGAACGCGTTCGACGCGCTGCTCAAGTCGATCGAAGAGCCGCCGCCGTACGTCAAGTTCATGATGGCGACGACCGAGCTCCACCAGGTGCCGGTCACCATCCAGTCGCGGTCGCAGGTCTTCGAGCTGCGGACGCTGCCGTTCGCCTCGATCCGCGAGCAGTTGCGCGCCGTCACGGCCGGTGAGCGCGTGACGATCGACGACGCGGCGTTGGCGCTGGTCGCGCGGTCGGCGGAAGGCAGCATGCGGGACGCACTGTCGGCGCTCGACCAGGTGCTCGCCTTCACGAGCGACAGGGTGACGGCGGCCGACGTGAGCGCGGTCCTCGGCTTGATCGGCCGCGACGTCCAGTTCGAGGTCGCGGAGACGATCGCCCGGGAGGACGTCGCCGGCGCGTTCCGGATCGCCGGAGAGATCGTCGAAACCGGCTTCGACCTGCGCATCGTCTGCCGCGAGCTTGCGCGGCTGATGCGTGACCTGATGGTGATCAAGATCGATCCCACTCGTATCAAGGATCCGGAGATCGCCGCCGAG from Acidobacteriota bacterium encodes:
- the dnaX gene encoding DNA polymerase III subunit gamma/tau gives rise to the protein MSHVALARKWRPQKFEDVIGQRGVVETLKNAIATGRLAQSFIFAGPRGVGKTTTARILARALNCVHGPTPEPCGVCDACVEIAEGRDVDVLEIDGATYTGVDAVREVIVEPLSIAPMRDRFKIFIIDEVHRLSKNAFDALLKSIEEPPPYVKFMMATTELHQVPVTIQSRSQVFELRTLPFASIREQLRAVTAGERVTIDDAALALVARSAEGSMRDALSALDQVLAFTSDRVTAADVSAVLGLIGRDVQFEVAETIAREDVAGAFRIAGEIVETGFDLRIVCRELARLMRDLMVIKIDPTRIKDPEIAAEGEAERLTALATRYSREDLLRAFDLLSKAEFEIRNSSQPRHHFEMALVKWIHLRQLTPLADLIAGFEGREPASGPGSRTQTSRPSVPSGSTPPVQGRSPFTSTPGQPARLADAHSTRPGASTSAPDRRTAGPDQRTAGPDQRTAGPDQRTAGPDQRTAGPDQRTAGPDQRT